A genome region from Labilibaculum antarcticum includes the following:
- a CDS encoding glycosyltransferase yields the protein MNQQAIEFELTIIVPVFNEEDNMVRVKEEFTAYFASSKYKSKVLFVNDGSSDGSQKMIEEICKGSDQFSYLELSKNHGLSTAIKAGFDNTTTPFVGYIDSDLQTTPFDFDLLMEHRNEFALVTGVRQNRKDTFVKNMSSKIANGFRRYMTKDTAEDTGCPLKIMKTEYAKKMPFFTGMHRFIPALIMLQEGEIKQVPVRHFPRIAGEAKYHLFNRLAGPFKDCFAYRWMKKRYINYEITSRS from the coding sequence ATGAACCAACAAGCAATAGAATTCGAATTAACAATCATTGTTCCTGTTTTTAACGAGGAAGACAATATGGTGCGTGTAAAAGAGGAATTCACAGCCTATTTTGCAAGCTCAAAATACAAATCAAAAGTTCTGTTTGTAAACGATGGTTCTTCTGATGGCAGTCAAAAAATGATTGAGGAAATCTGTAAGGGTTCTGATCAGTTTTCTTATCTGGAATTGAGTAAAAATCATGGATTAAGCACAGCTATTAAAGCTGGTTTTGATAATACAACGACTCCTTTTGTTGGCTACATCGACTCTGATCTTCAAACGACTCCATTCGATTTTGATTTATTAATGGAACATCGCAATGAGTTTGCTTTGGTGACAGGTGTTCGCCAAAACCGCAAAGATACCTTTGTGAAAAACATGAGCTCTAAAATTGCAAATGGCTTTCGTCGTTACATGACCAAAGATACTGCCGAAGATACTGGTTGTCCGTTGAAAATAATGAAAACTGAGTACGCCAAAAAGATGCCTTTCTTTACAGGAATGCACCGTTTTATTCCTGCTCTAATCATGTTACAGGAAGGAGAAATTAAGCAAGTTCCGGTTCGCCATTTTCCTCGAATTGCCGGCGAAGCCAAATACCATCTTTTTAATCGTTTGGCGGGTCCATTTAAAGATTGTTTCGCTTATCGCTGGATGAAAAAACGCTACATTAATTACGAAATTACTTCTCGTAGCTAA
- a CDS encoding response regulator transcription factor: MKKEILIIEDDLTLQKTVSEYLKNYDFQSTCVQTIAAGKSLFEKKFFHIVLLDLGLPDGDGLDCISFIKSIWDQTGVIIISARDQLEDRVDGLNLGADDYLVKPFHLSELNARINALLRRNSQSEDQILTFGEIKIDPQLNQVHIGDKQVDFSRKEFDLLLYFIENKNKVLTKESLFEHVWGENSIFMDNSDFIYTHINRLRKKIKIHTGENYIKTVHGFGYKLDNQ, translated from the coding sequence ATGAAAAAAGAAATCTTAATTATTGAAGACGACCTCACACTGCAAAAAACTGTTTCTGAGTACCTCAAAAATTATGATTTCCAATCTACCTGTGTTCAAACAATAGCAGCAGGGAAATCTCTCTTCGAGAAAAAATTTTTCCACATTGTATTGCTTGATCTGGGCCTTCCGGATGGTGATGGTCTGGATTGCATTTCTTTCATCAAATCAATCTGGGATCAAACGGGTGTTATCATTATTTCGGCCCGCGATCAACTGGAAGATCGGGTTGATGGTCTCAACTTAGGAGCTGACGATTATTTGGTGAAACCATTCCATCTCTCGGAATTAAATGCCCGGATAAATGCATTGCTGCGAAGAAATTCTCAATCTGAAGATCAAATTTTGACTTTTGGTGAAATTAAAATTGATCCTCAATTAAATCAAGTTCATATTGGAGACAAGCAAGTAGATTTTAGCCGAAAAGAATTTGATCTTCTGCTCTATTTTATTGAAAATAAGAACAAAGTACTCACCAAAGAAAGTCTTTTTGAGCATGTTTGGGGCGAAAATTCCATATTTATGGATAATTCAGATTTTATTTACACCCATATCAATCGCTTACGAAAAAAAATAAAAATCCATACCGGGGAAAATTACATTAAAACCGTTCATGGCTTTGGTTACAAACTTGATAATCAGTAA
- a CDS encoding redoxin family protein: MRYLLAISLLLGALSCSNTTEREQLIDSAKLTHLISQKDKTLVYIWTTWCSGCRKTLAETLPRLQESIDTSEYQILLIAASKNKAEVDSLLSAAALQENSYLLNFTGPDKGVFQNLGIQFLLEKSFPKDEIFTRAIPVFFLVDRNGTVLNKKLPHSYDEAIRLLSK; the protein is encoded by the coding sequence ATGAGATACCTATTAGCCATTAGCCTATTGTTAGGAGCCCTTTCCTGCTCAAACACTACCGAAAGGGAACAATTGATCGATTCCGCGAAATTGACTCATCTAATCTCCCAAAAGGACAAAACCCTGGTGTACATTTGGACAACCTGGTGCAGTGGCTGTCGCAAGACTTTGGCTGAAACGCTTCCCCGCCTGCAGGAAAGTATCGATACCTCTGAATATCAGATACTCCTAATCGCAGCAAGTAAAAACAAAGCAGAAGTCGATTCTTTACTTTCCGCCGCTGCTTTGCAAGAGAATTCCTACCTACTCAATTTCACAGGTCCCGATAAAGGCGTGTTTCAAAATTTAGGCATTCAGTTCCTCTTGGAAAAAAGTTTTCCGAAGGATGAGATATTTACCCGGGCCATTCCGGTGTTCTTTTTGGTCGACAGAAATGGAACAGTTCTGAATAAAAAGCTTCCCCATTCTTACGATGAGGCTATTCGCCTGTTAAGTAAATAG
- a CDS encoding sensor histidine kinase, translating into MKFLTRVNRSYIKYGLLVFLIADFVIIAMSNFIIKEEIDQQLYLESKGITETVKKHGDFRNIYPTDMVSSIGYLDVKKDILKDTLLYDVNEDEMLPYRELTTYKSIEGEHYKITTRQMLMEFDDLFLLYTTLISLVLLLIFVGLLLFTRRLNISLWKTFNTNIEKIKTYSFTPPSKLDLAETGINEFDELNEVLSMMSGRLEKDYTATKEFSANAAHELQTPLAIIRNKCENLFSDSDLNKKTIETIREIYLSADKLSGITKALLILAKIDNGQFNEKEMVSLNEIFKYWMNSFQDVIQDRKLDVSISAVDNCQILIDKRLANLLIQNIFVNSIKHSRNGDQISIFLAKDYFTIANMGEVAILQPGMIFNRFYTESPNIGSTGIGLAIVKKIADHYKIEIEYTFKDFKHLFTFNLKNC; encoded by the coding sequence ATGAAATTCCTTACAAGAGTAAACAGATCCTATATTAAATACGGCCTGTTGGTATTTCTAATTGCAGATTTTGTAATTATTGCAATGAGCAATTTTATTATTAAAGAAGAAATTGATCAACAATTGTATTTGGAATCAAAGGGGATTACAGAAACAGTAAAGAAACATGGAGATTTCCGGAACATTTACCCAACCGATATGGTCTCTTCTATCGGCTATTTAGATGTGAAAAAAGATATCCTAAAAGACACTTTACTATATGATGTAAATGAAGATGAAATGTTGCCTTACCGGGAATTGACGACCTACAAATCCATTGAAGGGGAGCATTACAAAATAACAACCCGGCAAATGCTAATGGAATTTGATGATCTTTTTCTTCTGTACACAACTCTTATTTCATTGGTTTTACTGCTGATTTTTGTTGGTCTTTTACTTTTTACGCGACGATTAAACATCTCCTTGTGGAAAACATTTAACACGAACATCGAAAAAATAAAAACCTACTCTTTTACTCCTCCTTCTAAATTAGATCTGGCTGAGACAGGAATTAATGAGTTTGATGAATTAAATGAGGTTCTTTCGATGATGTCGGGCCGCTTGGAAAAGGATTATACGGCAACAAAGGAATTCTCGGCGAATGCTGCCCACGAACTTCAAACTCCTCTTGCTATTATCCGAAATAAATGCGAGAACTTATTTTCAGACTCAGATTTAAACAAGAAAACAATCGAAACAATACGGGAAATATATCTTTCTGCCGATAAACTTTCCGGCATAACCAAAGCTTTACTTATACTCGCCAAAATTGACAATGGCCAATTCAACGAAAAAGAAATGGTCTCCTTGAATGAAATTTTCAAATACTGGATGAATTCATTCCAAGATGTGATTCAAGATAGAAAGCTTGATGTTAGTATTTCGGCTGTAGATAACTGCCAAATACTAATAGACAAACGATTAGCCAATTTATTGATTCAGAATATTTTTGTGAATTCGATAAAACACAGCAGGAATGGAGATCAAATATCTATTTTTCTTGCAAAAGATTATTTTACGATCGCGAACATGGGCGAAGTTGCCATTCTCCAACCCGGTATGATCTTCAATCGTTTTTACACGGAGAGCCCTAACATTGGGTCAACAGGAATAGGTTTGGCCATCGTAAAAAAGATCGCCGATCACTATAAAATTGAAATTGAATACACATTTAAGGATTTTAAACATTTATTCACATTCAACTTAAAGAATTGTTAG
- a CDS encoding LTA synthase family protein produces the protein MKFKNILQSRFGGLIIFSFIFIALSILIRTVLLITDFQNTDLNFLRFIEIYSIGLFYDLVTISYFIIPFTFYLLLVPDKIFNSRIHRWISYAFFVFSIGILVFSGIGEWFFWEEFSVRYNFIAVDYLVYTHEVISNIRESYPMPIIIAGMLLVSAGIFALIKKRFDATFTSKSRFVSRLTTFLILCMFPLLAFYTINKSSAQITGNSYSNQLAHNGIYQIFSAFRNNELNYKSFYQSIDDKEAFTNLRKLIKTSNSEFTSDDIFDVTRKITYPGNDKKYNVMLITVESLSASFFTQFGGKDNVTPNMDTIAQKSLLFTNFYATGTRTVRGMEAMTLSLPPTPGFSIVKRPKNEGLFTLGSVLKSKGYNSNFIYAGYGYFDNMNYFFGNNGYNVVDRKDFTDNEVTFENAWGVCDEDLFAKASQVADSSYKEGKPFHNFIMTTSNHRPYTYPDSKIDIPSHTGRNGAVKYTDFAIAKFLREAKDHEWFNNTIFVIVADHCASSAGKTSLPVNKYHIPLIIYAPHIIQPSENNTLASQIDFAPTIMGLLNMDYTSKFFGKDILFENPNRALIGTYQKIGLLQDDQLLVQLPIKQTESYKISGEQQNAEPINSDELKDAITYYQTASYLFHHEKYSFSE, from the coding sequence ATGAAGTTCAAAAACATTCTGCAAAGTCGCTTTGGTGGCCTTATCATATTTAGTTTCATATTCATAGCTCTTTCGATTCTGATCCGAACAGTTCTGCTAATTACCGATTTCCAAAACACAGATCTTAACTTTCTTCGGTTTATTGAGATTTACAGCATAGGATTGTTTTACGATTTGGTGACCATCTCCTACTTTATCATCCCTTTCACCTTTTATTTACTACTCGTTCCCGATAAAATATTTAACTCCCGAATTCATCGGTGGATTTCTTACGCATTTTTCGTTTTCAGCATTGGAATTCTTGTTTTTTCGGGAATTGGAGAATGGTTTTTCTGGGAAGAATTTAGCGTGCGCTACAATTTTATTGCTGTTGATTATCTGGTTTATACCCACGAAGTTATTTCCAACATTCGCGAATCCTATCCAATGCCAATAATCATTGCCGGAATGCTATTGGTTTCGGCAGGAATTTTTGCTCTTATTAAAAAACGGTTTGATGCTACCTTTACTTCCAAATCCCGATTTGTTTCGCGTCTTACTACTTTCCTAATTTTATGCATGTTTCCTCTTCTTGCATTTTATACAATCAATAAAAGTTCTGCGCAAATAACCGGAAATTCTTACTCCAATCAATTGGCTCACAATGGAATTTATCAAATATTCTCTGCTTTTAGAAACAACGAATTAAATTACAAATCCTTCTATCAGTCAATAGATGACAAGGAAGCTTTTACCAATCTTCGAAAATTGATAAAAACATCAAACAGCGAATTTACAAGCGATGATATTTTCGATGTAACCCGCAAAATTACTTATCCGGGCAACGATAAAAAGTACAATGTAATGTTGATTACCGTAGAAAGTCTGAGTGCATCATTCTTCACACAATTTGGCGGTAAAGACAATGTCACTCCCAACATGGACACGATTGCTCAAAAATCGCTTCTATTCACCAATTTTTATGCAACAGGCACCCGTACCGTGCGCGGCATGGAAGCCATGACCCTTTCCTTACCACCAACACCCGGATTCTCTATTGTTAAGCGCCCTAAAAACGAAGGCCTGTTTACCCTTGGCAGCGTTTTAAAATCAAAAGGCTACAATTCCAATTTTATTTATGCCGGATATGGTTATTTTGATAACATGAACTACTTCTTTGGAAACAATGGATACAATGTTGTGGACCGGAAAGATTTCACAGATAATGAAGTGACATTTGAAAATGCCTGGGGCGTTTGCGATGAAGATCTCTTTGCAAAAGCCAGTCAGGTGGCCGACAGCAGCTATAAAGAGGGAAAGCCTTTTCATAACTTCATCATGACAACATCCAATCACCGTCCCTATACCTATCCTGATTCAAAAATTGATATCCCATCACACACAGGAAGAAACGGTGCTGTTAAGTATACCGATTTTGCCATTGCTAAATTTCTTCGGGAGGCAAAAGATCACGAATGGTTCAACAACACTATTTTTGTGATTGTTGCCGACCATTGTGCTTCAAGCGCAGGAAAAACATCTCTTCCGGTAAATAAGTATCATATCCCATTAATTATTTATGCTCCACATATTATTCAGCCATCCGAAAACAATACACTGGCCTCACAAATTGATTTTGCGCCAACCATTATGGGACTTTTGAATATGGATTACACTTCGAAGTTCTTTGGTAAGGATATTCTTTTTGAAAACCCAAACCGCGCATTAATTGGTACGTATCAAAAAATTGGTCTGTTACAAGATGATCAATTGCTGGTTCAGTTACCTATAAAGCAGACAGAATCATATAAAATATCCGGAGAACAACAGAATGCGGAACCAATAAATTCAGACGAACTGAAAGATGCAATTACTTACTATCAAACAGCCAGTTATCTTTTTCACCATGAAAAATATTCTTTTAGTGAGTAA
- a CDS encoding zinc-ribbon domain-containing protein — protein sequence MIFIFGAKDKVVEQQQCHNQEHCYHCNNTTKWILEKNATYASLFFISVFPMKTRYIHYCPICKNGNQMNEDEYNWKKNGH from the coding sequence ATGATCTTCATTTTCGGAGCTAAAGATAAAGTAGTAGAACAGCAACAATGCCATAATCAGGAGCATTGTTACCATTGCAACAACACCACAAAATGGATATTGGAAAAGAATGCCACTTATGCCAGTTTGTTTTTTATATCTGTATTTCCAATGAAAACCCGATACATTCATTATTGTCCCATTTGCAAAAACGGAAATCAAATGAATGAAGATGAGTACAATTGGAAAAAAAATGGCCATTGA
- a CDS encoding YihY/virulence factor BrkB family protein — protein sequence MKSLRSYFDIIMNFLSRGVWNMRLKQLSGSRYFFIRQLRIYLLAIKGFYEDKCQLRASALTFYSILSVVPVLAMGFGIAKGFGLDKRLQTELIANLSGQEEVLNWLIEFANKMLLNTKGTLIAGLGFIVLFWSVLKVLANIEESFNDVWRIKKGRTWGRRFSDYTAIMIFAPILLIGSSGVTVFLKTMIKQVTAGNTLLDVVGPYLSFLINLAPYFMVWTLFTMLYTFMPNTHVKFRSGLLAGIIAGSIYQIFQVLYIEFQGMVTTYNAIYGSFAALPLFLMWLQMSWLVVLFGAEISFAEQNVENYEYETETTDISYDYKRLLSLYVLHLIIHNFKKDQIALHSQIISHRLQMPIRLVREILFDLTNAGLVAELVTDTDKQMAYQPAFDINAMSINKVIDILENTGSDKIPVLQTKTYIDLKSILEDYRKSISSDHKETLLKDIDLVKEFTTM from the coding sequence ATGAAGAGCCTTCGTAGTTATTTTGATATCATAATGAATTTTTTGAGTCGCGGGGTGTGGAACATGCGCTTAAAACAATTATCAGGATCTCGGTATTTTTTTATTCGGCAATTGCGGATTTACCTTTTAGCGATAAAAGGCTTTTACGAAGATAAATGTCAGTTAAGAGCTTCAGCCTTAACTTTTTATTCCATTCTATCAGTTGTGCCTGTTTTGGCAATGGGCTTTGGAATTGCCAAAGGTTTTGGTTTGGATAAGAGGTTGCAAACCGAGCTTATCGCCAACCTTTCAGGTCAGGAGGAAGTTCTGAATTGGCTGATTGAATTTGCAAATAAGATGCTGCTCAATACAAAAGGGACATTAATAGCCGGATTGGGATTTATTGTCTTGTTTTGGTCGGTATTAAAAGTTTTAGCCAATATCGAGGAATCGTTTAACGATGTTTGGCGAATAAAAAAAGGAAGAACATGGGGACGCAGGTTCAGTGATTATACTGCGATCATGATTTTTGCTCCAATTTTATTGATTGGTTCCAGCGGAGTAACCGTTTTCTTAAAGACCATGATCAAACAGGTAACTGCAGGCAATACCTTACTGGATGTAGTGGGTCCGTATTTATCCTTTCTGATTAATCTGGCTCCTTACTTTATGGTTTGGACTTTATTTACCATGTTGTACACCTTCATGCCGAATACGCATGTGAAATTCAGGTCGGGTTTGCTGGCAGGGATCATTGCAGGTAGTATTTATCAAATTTTTCAGGTGTTGTACATCGAATTTCAGGGTATGGTAACCACCTACAATGCGATTTACGGTAGTTTTGCTGCTTTGCCATTGTTTTTAATGTGGCTGCAAATGAGTTGGTTGGTTGTTTTATTTGGTGCCGAGATATCTTTTGCCGAACAGAATGTGGAAAATTACGAGTACGAAACAGAAACAACAGACATATCATACGATTACAAACGCTTGCTTAGCTTATACGTTTTGCATCTGATTATTCACAATTTTAAAAAGGATCAAATTGCCTTGCATTCACAAATTATTTCGCATCGATTGCAGATGCCTATTCGTTTGGTGCGTGAAATTCTTTTTGACCTTACAAATGCCGGATTGGTTGCCGAATTGGTGACTGACACCGATAAGCAAATGGCCTATCAACCAGCTTTCGATATTAATGCCATGTCGATAAACAAGGTAATTGATATTTTAGAGAATACGGGTTCTGATAAGATTCCCGTTTTACAAACCAAGACTTATATCGACCTAAAATCGATTTTGGAAGACTACCGGAAGTCGATTTCATCAGATCATAAAGAAACCCTTTTGAAGGATATTGATTTAGTTAAGGAGTTTACCACCATGTGA
- a CDS encoding alpha/beta hydrolase has product MKNIPFLLLVCSFVFASCNLTTKKAETSVSESSAQAEYPELVEFESLDSVMISAHLYQIDDISPFILLCHQARFNKFEYAGIAERLNEMGFNCLAIDQRSGGPIGNTQNATHLRALKMGKGVDYLDAEIDVLAAIDYLTERYTSKVILWGSSYSSTLALYIAVEREDVRAVISFSPGNYMAETKGSLVDKLENFTKPMFLTSSNREAKNVSELLAKHKLLEKQVQFVPKEAGHHGSRALWINQQGGEEYWLAITDFLNQLK; this is encoded by the coding sequence ATGAAAAATATTCCTTTCTTATTGCTTGTATGTAGCTTCGTATTTGCATCATGCAATCTCACTACAAAAAAAGCAGAAACGTCTGTTTCTGAATCATCGGCACAAGCCGAATATCCTGAACTTGTTGAGTTTGAATCTCTCGATTCTGTAATGATTAGTGCTCACTTGTATCAGATTGATGATATATCACCCTTTATTTTACTTTGCCATCAGGCTCGGTTCAACAAATTTGAATATGCCGGTATTGCCGAACGATTAAACGAGATGGGTTTTAACTGTCTGGCAATTGATCAACGTTCGGGCGGACCCATTGGCAATACTCAGAACGCAACCCATTTAAGAGCTCTTAAAATGGGAAAGGGAGTCGATTATTTGGATGCCGAAATTGATGTACTTGCAGCCATCGACTATTTGACCGAAAGATACACTTCAAAAGTGATTTTGTGGGGATCATCCTATTCCTCAACACTGGCATTGTATATTGCTGTCGAACGAGAAGATGTGAGAGCGGTAATCTCTTTTAGTCCGGGTAATTATATGGCCGAAACCAAAGGATCATTAGTCGATAAATTAGAAAATTTCACAAAGCCCATGTTTCTAACCAGCTCAAACAGAGAGGCGAAAAATGTTAGTGAACTGCTCGCAAAGCATAAATTACTCGAAAAGCAAGTACAGTTTGTGCCCAAAGAAGCAGGACATCATGGTTCCCGTGCTTTGTGGATCAATCAGCAAGGAGGCGAAGAGTATTGGCTGGCCATTACTGATTTCTTAAATCAATTGAAATAG
- a CDS encoding IPT/TIG domain-containing protein yields the protein MKIKLLLLVCLVGALNFSCSDSDDTIELVAGKLSVTEAKAGDELTISGVGFSTVKEENRVKLNELVIPVAEATASQLTLILPKEAKTGNLTVAVDEKSIDFGVLKVLEEKMFLMKCIYYDGGDFIVTIDPVTGEETPFMELPKIANDVDMMYSSLCYLSKTKELLVAVRPEWPVDQYKILKINVETKELIEYDFGEIDELENLDLISDGISEVYLVKKYESSMDLGSYSTINKLNMDTKELELLATVEGYMLYGTAIYDGGKKMLFLNGESYDDDYKLMSLDFSEKTVKMISLNYPKHFCRIITAGDDQVFGVSSDNNKESLLKIDLEKGTDELFIQFEDGEEWYANACYCKTGNEIVFFLEYEGDDIGGTERMFKVNLNNKTTSEVMFKDNQNIWLGYPFAIYN from the coding sequence ATGAAAATAAAATTACTCTTATTGGTGTGCCTTGTAGGGGCGCTCAATTTTTCCTGTTCGGATAGTGATGATACTATTGAACTGGTAGCTGGGAAGCTTAGTGTTACAGAAGCCAAAGCTGGCGATGAGCTTACTATTTCGGGTGTAGGATTTAGTACAGTAAAAGAAGAAAATCGGGTAAAGTTAAATGAACTGGTAATTCCTGTTGCAGAAGCTACGGCTTCTCAGCTTACGCTGATTCTTCCCAAAGAAGCAAAAACAGGAAATCTGACTGTTGCAGTCGATGAAAAAAGTATTGATTTTGGTGTTTTAAAGGTGTTGGAAGAGAAGATGTTTCTTATGAAATGCATTTATTATGATGGTGGTGATTTTATCGTGACTATTGATCCGGTAACGGGAGAAGAAACACCTTTTATGGAGTTACCTAAGATTGCAAATGATGTAGACATGATGTATAGTTCGTTATGTTATTTGAGCAAGACGAAAGAATTGTTGGTTGCAGTTCGTCCTGAATGGCCTGTGGATCAATACAAAATTCTTAAAATCAATGTTGAAACAAAGGAACTTATAGAATATGACTTTGGGGAAATTGATGAGCTTGAGAATCTGGATTTAATCTCGGATGGTATTAGTGAAGTTTATCTTGTGAAGAAATATGAATCCTCAATGGATTTAGGCTCATATTCAACGATTAATAAGCTGAATATGGATACAAAGGAACTGGAATTACTAGCTACGGTTGAAGGATATATGCTTTATGGTACTGCAATTTATGATGGTGGAAAGAAGATGCTGTTTCTAAATGGGGAAAGTTATGATGATGATTATAAATTGATGAGTTTGGATTTTTCAGAGAAAACGGTGAAAATGATTTCTTTAAACTATCCTAAACACTTTTGTCGTATTATTACTGCTGGTGATGATCAGGTTTTTGGTGTTAGTTCTGATAATAACAAGGAAAGTCTTTTGAAAATTGATCTTGAAAAAGGAACAGATGAATTATTTATTCAATTTGAGGATGGTGAAGAGTGGTATGCTAATGCTTGCTATTGTAAAACTGGAAATGAAATTGTTTTCTTTTTAGAATATGAAGGTGATGATATCGGTGGAACAGAAAGAATGTTCAAAGTAAATTTGAATAATAAGACTACAAGTGAAGTAATGTTCAAGGATAATCAGAATATCTGGTTAGGCTATCCATTTGCAATATACAATTGA
- a CDS encoding lipid-A-disaccharide synthase N-terminal domain-containing protein, with the protein MDSLYIYTIGFIAQALFSARLIVQWIKSEKAGKTLSPVLFWQLSILASWMLFIYGLLREDFAIIMGQVIAYSIYIRNLHIQNNWKTLPILTRLIAVVTPIVVLLFMLKNWEFHYQQLFKNEDIPALLLIWGVAGQIIFTFRFVYQWIYSERKGESILPLGFWVISIIGSIMILSYAVYRKDPVLFFGQGFGMLVYSRNIVLIRKQSHKLDH; encoded by the coding sequence ATGGACAGCCTTTATATTTACACCATTGGATTTATTGCACAAGCTTTATTCTCTGCCCGATTAATTGTGCAGTGGATAAAGTCTGAAAAGGCCGGAAAAACATTATCTCCGGTATTGTTTTGGCAACTCAGTATTTTGGCTTCCTGGATGCTTTTTATCTATGGATTGCTGCGCGAAGATTTTGCGATTATTATGGGACAGGTTATTGCTTACTCTATTTACATCAGAAATCTGCACATTCAAAACAATTGGAAAACCCTTCCAATACTAACCAGACTAATTGCTGTAGTAACTCCAATTGTTGTTTTACTTTTTATGCTGAAAAACTGGGAGTTCCACTATCAGCAATTATTTAAAAACGAAGACATTCCTGCCCTCCTTCTAATTTGGGGTGTAGCTGGGCAAATTATCTTCACTTTCCGATTTGTATATCAATGGATCTACTCCGAACGCAAAGGAGAATCGATACTTCCTTTGGGTTTTTGGGTCATTAGCATCATTGGATCCATCATGATCTTATCTTATGCCGTTTACAGAAAGGATCCCGTACTATTCTTTGGTCAGGGTTTTGGTATGTTGGTTTACAGCAGAAACATCGTTCTGATCCGAAAACAATCTCACAAGTTAGATCACTAA
- a CDS encoding PIN-like domain-containing protein, with translation MKNQFKGYYTPNSEELNSAWKSNETIFVFDTNIFLNLYSYAEKTREDFFEVLEEIQDQIWIPYHVGLEYQRRRLAVIRNEKAVFNKVDDSLTKIEKVFSGDIKQLSLERRFPKLSENTDKLQKDISKLIANYKKSLNHWDDKQPCVRSHDNIREKLNELFENKVGLKPKDQEEINLIQSEGEDRYKNEIPPGYKDSIKEKDEQSSFTYDNIKYERKFGDLILWKQIIKKAKEDTIKNVIFITDDAKEDWWYIINSRGKKRVGPHANLQSEIYNTSDINLFHMYNTSSFLEEGKRTLELVISDSSINEIDKLYKFKLSERLQNELMKSEAEQLDNYNDIISKFKLGNKIKTDEKDPFLSWYKKEDNSVDLDERIKLNKWDDELWQKSYKNIDSIEDKISESDLLKKFYGASDEESDIERFRRIMEIMKKKGK, from the coding sequence ATGAAGAATCAATTCAAAGGGTACTATACACCAAATTCAGAAGAGCTAAATAGTGCTTGGAAGAGCAATGAAACAATTTTTGTATTTGATACAAATATATTTTTAAACTTGTATAGTTATGCTGAAAAAACAAGAGAAGACTTTTTTGAGGTTTTAGAAGAAATTCAAGACCAAATCTGGATACCATATCATGTAGGATTAGAGTATCAAAGAAGGAGGTTAGCTGTTATCCGTAACGAAAAAGCTGTTTTCAATAAGGTTGATGATAGCTTAACAAAAATTGAAAAAGTATTTAGTGGGGATATAAAGCAATTAAGCCTTGAAAGAAGGTTTCCAAAACTTAGTGAGAACACAGACAAACTTCAAAAAGACATATCTAAGTTAATAGCTAACTATAAAAAATCATTGAATCATTGGGATGACAAACAGCCTTGTGTTAGGTCTCATGATAATATCAGAGAAAAACTTAATGAATTATTTGAGAATAAAGTTGGTTTAAAACCTAAAGACCAAGAAGAAATTAACTTAATACAAAGTGAGGGAGAAGACAGGTACAAAAATGAAATTCCTCCTGGATATAAAGATTCAATTAAAGAAAAAGATGAGCAATCCTCGTTTACATACGATAACATTAAGTATGAAAGAAAATTTGGTGATCTAATATTATGGAAGCAGATAATAAAAAAAGCTAAGGAGGATACTATTAAGAATGTTATTTTTATTACTGATGATGCCAAAGAAGATTGGTGGTATATTATTAATTCTCGTGGAAAAAAACGAGTCGGTCCTCATGCAAATCTTCAATCAGAAATTTATAATACTTCAGATATAAATTTATTTCATATGTATAATACTTCGTCATTTTTAGAGGAGGGTAAACGAACTCTTGAATTAGTGATTAGTGACAGTTCAATTAATGAAATTGACAAACTTTATAAGTTCAAATTGTCTGAAAGATTACAGAATGAATTAATGAAGAGTGAAGCAGAGCAACTTGATAATTATAACGATATTATTTCTAAATTTAAATTAGGTAATAAAATCAAAACTGATGAAAAGGATCCGTTTTTATCATGGTATAAGAAAGAAGATAACTCTGTTGATTTAGATGAAAGAATTAAATTAAATAAATGGGATGATGAATTGTGGCAGAAATCTTATAAAAACATAGACAGTATAGAAGATAAAATATCAGAATCTGATCTTTTAAAGAAATTCTATGGTGCTAGTGATGAGGAATCAGATATAGAAAGATTTCGCAGGATAATGGAAATCATGAAAAAGAAAGGTAAATAG